The Burkholderia cepacia ATCC 25416 genome includes a window with the following:
- a CDS encoding MFS transporter has protein sequence MPLSRGADAPHRPVTLDDVPLNRFHVKIAGLTFGAHFTEGYTLGTIGYALAALGRQMPIDAFWMGMIGSSALIGIFLGSLVFGWLSDRMGRQKIFLTSFVIITAAAFAQFFVTSPLELCVLRVLIGFGMGGDFTVGHAILAEFSPRKHRGTLLGSFSVIWTIGYVAANVLGLAYGDATPDAWRWLLASAALPALIVLVLRIGTPESPRWLLGKGRVQEARAIVAKHFGPHVMLDGSAEPQANAGFARLFQRDLIRRTIFNCAFFVCLVIPYFAIYTFLPTILKTIGLAEGFGADLLLNAFLVLGALIGIGLTIRLSRRGFLIGSFAVTCASLVALAVLPSAAAAAMIVAFAIFTLTMSAFSNLVGVFPPECFPTEVRASGVGLAIACSRLGSAIGTFLLPAGIATLGFHATMFALAGVLLVGMIVSIAWAPETKHLTLEEASGH, from the coding sequence TTGCCGCTGTCGCGTGGCGCCGATGCGCCGCACCGCCCCGTCACGCTCGACGACGTGCCGCTCAACCGTTTCCACGTGAAGATCGCCGGCCTGACGTTCGGCGCACATTTCACCGAAGGCTACACGCTCGGCACGATCGGCTACGCACTCGCCGCGCTCGGCAGGCAGATGCCGATCGACGCGTTCTGGATGGGGATGATCGGCAGCTCGGCGCTGATCGGCATCTTCCTCGGCAGCCTCGTGTTCGGCTGGCTGTCCGACCGGATGGGCCGCCAGAAGATTTTCCTGACGAGCTTCGTGATCATCACGGCGGCCGCGTTCGCGCAGTTCTTCGTCACGTCGCCGCTCGAACTGTGCGTACTGCGCGTGCTGATCGGCTTCGGGATGGGCGGCGATTTCACCGTCGGCCACGCGATCCTCGCCGAATTCTCGCCGCGCAAGCATCGCGGCACGCTGCTCGGCTCGTTCAGCGTGATCTGGACGATCGGCTATGTCGCCGCGAACGTGCTCGGCCTCGCATACGGCGACGCCACGCCCGACGCATGGCGCTGGCTGCTCGCATCGGCTGCTTTGCCTGCGCTGATCGTGCTGGTCCTGCGGATCGGTACACCCGAATCGCCGCGCTGGCTGCTCGGCAAGGGCCGCGTGCAGGAAGCACGCGCGATCGTCGCGAAACATTTCGGGCCGCACGTGATGCTCGACGGTTCGGCCGAACCGCAGGCGAATGCCGGCTTCGCGCGGCTGTTCCAGCGTGACCTGATCCGCCGCACGATTTTCAACTGTGCGTTCTTCGTGTGCCTCGTGATTCCGTATTTCGCGATCTACACGTTCCTGCCGACGATCCTGAAGACGATCGGCCTCGCCGAAGGCTTCGGTGCGGACCTGCTGCTGAACGCGTTCCTCGTGCTGGGCGCGCTGATCGGCATAGGGCTGACGATCCGGCTGTCGCGACGCGGCTTCCTGATCGGCTCGTTCGCGGTGACGTGTGCGTCGCTCGTCGCGCTCGCGGTGCTGCCGTCGGCGGCGGCCGCCGCGATGATCGTCGCGTTCGCGATCTTCACGCTGACGATGTCGGCGTTCAGCAATCTCGTCGGCGTGTTCCCGCCCGAGTGCTTCCCGACCGAAGTCCGCGCGAGCGGCGTGGGCCTCGCGATCGCGTGCAGCCGGCTCGGTTCGGCGATCGGCACGTTCCTGCTGCCTGCCGGCATCGCGACGCTCGGCTTTCACGCGACGATGTTCGCGCTCGCGGGCGTGCTGCTGGTGGGGATGATCGTGTCGATCGCGTGGGCGCCGGAGACGAAGCATCTGACGCTGGAGGAGGCGTCGGGGCATTGA
- a CDS encoding NAD-dependent succinate-semialdehyde dehydrogenase, translating into MNEFLRTGHYIGGEWHEPHGASDATYPVLNPATGETIAKVAKGGADDTQRAIDAAAHAFPAWRALTAKERGARVKRWGELMLEHRDALAGLLTREQGKPLAEARGEVAYAASFLEWFAEEAKRMYGDVIPSPKPDAQIVVTREPVGVVAAITPWNFPLAMITRKAGPALAAGCTMVLKPSEETPLSAFALAVLAERAGVPAGVFNVVSGDAVAIGETLTSSPVVRKLSFTGSTRVGKLLAKQSADTLKKLSLELGGNAPFIVFDDADLDAAVAGAIASKFRNTGQTCVCVNRFLVQDGVYDAFTRKLADAVRTLRVGNALAGEVDQGPLINEAALGKVERHVADAVAKGAHTLTGGKRHELGGTFYEPTVLAGMTADMLIAEEETFGPVAGCFRFATEEEAVAAANDTPFGLSAYFYTRDLGRAWRVSGALESGMVGVNDGIISTEVAPFGGVKQSGLGREGSKYGLDEYVELKYTLMAGLGR; encoded by the coding sequence ATGAACGAATTTCTGAGGACCGGCCATTACATCGGCGGCGAATGGCACGAACCGCATGGCGCGAGCGATGCGACCTATCCGGTGCTGAACCCCGCGACCGGCGAAACGATCGCGAAAGTCGCGAAAGGCGGCGCCGACGACACGCAGCGCGCCATCGACGCAGCCGCGCACGCGTTCCCCGCGTGGCGCGCACTGACCGCGAAGGAGCGCGGCGCACGCGTGAAGCGCTGGGGCGAGCTGATGCTCGAACATCGCGATGCGCTCGCCGGGCTGCTGACGCGCGAGCAAGGCAAGCCGCTCGCGGAAGCGCGCGGCGAAGTCGCGTACGCGGCGAGCTTTCTCGAATGGTTCGCGGAAGAAGCGAAGCGCATGTACGGCGACGTGATCCCGAGCCCGAAGCCGGATGCGCAGATCGTCGTCACGCGCGAGCCGGTCGGCGTCGTCGCGGCGATCACGCCGTGGAATTTCCCGCTCGCGATGATCACGCGCAAGGCCGGCCCCGCGCTCGCGGCCGGCTGCACGATGGTGCTGAAGCCGTCGGAGGAAACGCCGCTGTCGGCGTTCGCGCTCGCGGTGCTCGCCGAGCGCGCGGGCGTGCCGGCCGGCGTGTTCAACGTCGTGTCGGGCGACGCGGTCGCGATCGGCGAAACGCTGACGAGTTCGCCCGTCGTGCGCAAGCTGTCGTTCACGGGCTCGACGCGGGTCGGCAAGCTGCTCGCGAAGCAGTCGGCCGACACGCTGAAGAAGCTGTCGCTCGAACTCGGCGGCAACGCGCCGTTCATCGTGTTCGACGATGCCGATCTCGATGCGGCGGTCGCGGGCGCGATCGCGTCGAAGTTCCGCAACACGGGCCAGACCTGCGTGTGCGTGAACCGCTTTCTCGTGCAGGACGGCGTGTACGACGCATTCACGCGCAAGCTCGCGGACGCCGTGCGCACGCTGCGCGTCGGCAACGCGCTCGCGGGTGAGGTCGACCAGGGGCCGCTGATCAACGAGGCGGCGCTCGGCAAGGTCGAGCGGCACGTGGCCGATGCGGTCGCGAAGGGCGCGCACACGCTCACCGGCGGCAAGCGTCATGAGCTCGGCGGCACGTTCTACGAGCCGACCGTGCTGGCCGGCATGACGGCCGACATGCTGATCGCCGAAGAGGAAACCTTCGGCCCCGTCGCCGGCTGCTTCCGCTTCGCGACCGAGGAAGAGGCCGTCGCCGCGGCCAACGATACGCCGTTCGGGCTGTCCGCGTACTTCTATACGCGCGATCTCGGCCGCGCGTGGCGCGTGTCGGGTGCGCTGGAAAGCGGAATGGTCGGCGTCAACGACGGGATCATCTCGACCGAAGTCGCGCCGTTCGGCGGCGTCAAGCAATCGGGGCTCGGCCGCGAGGGCTCGAAGTACGGCCTCGACGAATACGTGGAACTCAAGTACACGCTGATGGCCGGCCTCGGCCGCTGA